A window from Theobroma cacao cultivar B97-61/B2 chromosome 3, Criollo_cocoa_genome_V2, whole genome shotgun sequence encodes these proteins:
- the LOC18606832 gene encoding uncharacterized protein LOC18606832, with translation MEIVESILDIPVQDPPEEEFCSADLTWTKFGAAEHHDDVALIPYARVDEFIIGECSNVECPTRFHIERGRKRSKGSLKEYKSDEYLEYRLYWCSFGPENYGEGGGILPSRKYRLNTRNRAARPQSMRGCMCHFVVKRLYAQPSLALIIYNERRHINKSGFVCHGPLDKDAIGPGAKKIPYISNEIQQQTMSMIYLGIPEENVLEKHIECIQRYCGSDARVSTLASQYVRKLGMIIKRSTHELDLDDQASIRMWVERNKKSIFFYQDTSETDPFILGIQTEWQLQQMVRFGHRSLIAADSTFGIKRLKYPLCTLLVFDSRQHALPVSWVITRSVAKSDVAKWMKALLDRARSIEPGWKINGFLIDDAAMEIDPIRDTFYCPILFSLWRVRRSWLRNVVKKCSNIEVQREIFKRLGEIVYSIWGGINTSVALEELIQDFVDQTAFVEYFKSSWVPKIEMWLSTMKTIPLASQEASGAIEAYHVKLKTKLFDDSHLGALQRVDWLVHKLTTELHSTYWLDRYADESDSFQNVKEEYIASTSWHRALQIPDSFVTLGDKANLFAKVASQKDSSITHLVWNPGSDFAFCDCAWSMQGNFCKHVIKVNMMCENREGYKPSMSFQSFREILIDLLKKPMDDSIALDESVAWTHQMLDQIKQLVELNSSNDIGIVVKNMPLKWVSKKGRTFVGIPASLPAIPSSSKSITKNLQKKNRKRKRLSRLR, from the exons ATGGAGATAGTTGAATCCATACTTGATATTCCAGTGCAAGATCCACCAGAGGAGGAGTTCTGTTCTGCTGATTTGACTTGGACAAAGTTCGGCGCAGCTGAGCACCATGATGATGTAGCACTCATTCCTTATGCTCGAGTGGATGAATTTATAATTGGAGAATGCTCCAATGTGGAATGCCCAACACGATTCCATATTGAAAGGGGACGGAAACGATCAAAGGGCAGTTTAAAGGAGTATAAAAGCGATGAATATTTGGAATATAGACT ATATTGGTGTTCCTTCGGTCCTGAAAATTATGGGGAAGGTGGAGGTATATTACCTAGTCGAAAATATCGTCTAAACACCCGAAACCGGGCTGCTAGACCTCAATCCATGCGGGGATGTATGTGCCATTTTGTAGTGAAACGTCTTTATGCTCAGCCATCACTTGCACTTATTATATACAATGAGAGACGCCATATAAACAAATCTGGTTTTGTCTGCCATGGGCCCCTTGACAAAGATGCCATTGGCCCTGGTGCCAAGAAAATTCCATATATTTCCAATGAGATTCAACAACAAACAATGTCTATGATCTATCTGGGCATTCCTGAAGAAAATGTGCTAGAGAAACACATTGAGTGCATTCAACGATACTGTGGTTCAGATGCAAGAGTTAGTACCCTTGCTTCCCAATATGTCCGCAAACTTGGGATGATCATTAAGAGATCTACCCACGAGTTAGATCTGGATGATCAAGCTAGCATCCGGATGTGGGTTGAACGCAATAAGAAATCTATATTTTTCTATCAGGACACATCTGAGACAGATCCTTTCATTCTTGGGATTCAGACAGAATGGCAGTTGCAACAGATGGTTCGTTTTGGCCATCGCAGTCTTATTGCTGCTGATTCAACATTTGGTATTAAAAGACTCAAG TACCCCTTATGCACCCTTCTTGTCTTTGATTCAAGACAACATGCATTGCCTGTTTCATGGGTCATTACCCGCAGCGTTGCAAAGTCAGATGTGGCTAAATGGATGAAAGCTTTGCTTGATCGAGCTCGGAGCATTGAGCCTGGATGGAAGATCAATGGttttttgattgatgatgcAGCAATGGAGATTGATCCCATAAG GGATACTTTTTATTGTCCTATCCTATTTTCTCTTTGGCGTGTTCGTAGATCTTGGTTGAGGAATGTTGTTAAGAAATGTTCCAACATTGAAGTTCAGCGGGAAATTTTTAAGCGTCTAGGTGAAATAGTTTACAGCATATGGGGTGGCATCAATACTTCAGTTGCCTTGGAAGAATTAATTCAGGATTTTGTTGATCAAACTGCCTTCGTGGAGTATTTCAAATCCTCTTGGGTGCCTAAAATTG AAATGTGGCTTTCAACAATGAAAACTATTCCACTTGCAAGCCAGGAAGCATCTGGTGCCATAGAAGCCTACCATGTGAAGCtgaaaacaaaattgtttGATGATTCACATCTTGGTGCACTTCAAAGAGTTGACTGGTTAGTGCACAAGCTGACAACTGAGTTGCATTCAACATATTGGCTTGATCGGTATGCAGATGAAAGTGATTCTTTTCAAAATGTCAAGGAGGAATATATTGCATCTACGTCTTGGCACCGAGCGCTGCAAATTCCTGATTCTTTTGTTACCTTAGGTGATAAGGCCAACCTATTTGCAAAGGTAGCAAGCCAGAAAGACAGCAGCATAACACATTTAGTTTGGAATCCTGGATCAGACTTTGCTTTCTGCGACTGTGCATGGTCAATGCAAGGTAATTTTTGCAAGCATGTAATCAAGGTGAATATGATGTGTGAAAATCGTGAAGGCTACAAACCTTCGATGTCTTTTCAGTCATTCAGAGAGATATTGATAGATCTTTTAAAGAAACCAATGGATGACTCCATTGCATTAGATGAGTCAGTTGCCTGGACCCACCAGATGCTGGATCAAATCAAACAGCTTGTTGAACTGAATAGTTCAAATGATATTGGCATTGTGGTAAAAAATATGCCATTGAAATGGGTTTCTAAGAAAGGCAGAACATTTGTTGGTATACCTGCTTCCCTTCCAGCTATTCCATCTAGTTCCAAGAGCATCACGAAGAATCTGCAGAAGAAGAATCGAAAGCGGAAAAGATTATCAAGATTAAGATGA
- the LOC18606833 gene encoding vacuolar protein sorting-associated protein 25 isoform X2, whose product MQKLGDFKLPHFFNYPPYFTLQPVRETREKQVQLWKDLILDYCRTQKLFIIGLEEEFPLFSNPVIERTLSHEAREAFFSALVSEGRAEWLDKGHRKCLILWHRIQDWAGIILNFVKDNGFEDSVMTVEEIRSGIESRGTELHGIDRTILMRALKILEQKGKLAIFKGTSADDEGVKFSV is encoded by the exons ATGCAGAAATTGGGTGATTTCAAGCTTCCCCACTTCTTCAACTATCCTCCATACTTCAC TTTGCAGCCGGTGAGAGAGACTCGTGAGAAACAGGTACAACTTTGGAAGGATCTTATTCTGGATTACTGCAGAACTCAGAAGCTATTTATCATTGGGCTTGAGGAAGAATTTCCTCTGTTCTCAAATCCTGTGATTGAAC GCACTCTCAGTCATGAAGCCAGGGAGGCATTCTTCTCAGCCTTGGTTTCAGAAG GACGTGCAGAATGGTTGGATAAAGGACATAGGAAATGTCTTATCCTTTGGCACCGAATTCAAGATTGGGCTGGCATTATTTTAAACTTT GTGAAAGATAATGGCTTTGAGGACAGTGTTATGACTGTTGAGGAAATACGTTCAGGGATTGAATCTCGAGGAACAG AGCTTCATGGGATAGATCGCACGATTTTAATGCGAGCTTTGAAAATACTAGAACAAAAGGGGAAGCTTGCAATTTTTAAGGGAACTTCAGCTGATGATGAAGGTGTGAAATTCTCTGTATAA
- the LOC18606833 gene encoding vacuolar protein sorting-associated protein 25 isoform X1 yields MQKLGDFKLPHFFNYPPYFTLQPVRETREKQVQLWKDLILDYCRTQKLFIIGLEEEFPLFSNPVIERTLSHEAREAFFSALVSEGRAEWLDKGHRKCLILWHRIQDWAGIILNFVKDNGFEDSVMTVEEIRSGIESRGTVLGEGQTCGGVWRRKASISCMCPGNICRSNCMLDVLINVSNARRVDIL; encoded by the exons ATGCAGAAATTGGGTGATTTCAAGCTTCCCCACTTCTTCAACTATCCTCCATACTTCAC TTTGCAGCCGGTGAGAGAGACTCGTGAGAAACAGGTACAACTTTGGAAGGATCTTATTCTGGATTACTGCAGAACTCAGAAGCTATTTATCATTGGGCTTGAGGAAGAATTTCCTCTGTTCTCAAATCCTGTGATTGAAC GCACTCTCAGTCATGAAGCCAGGGAGGCATTCTTCTCAGCCTTGGTTTCAGAAG GACGTGCAGAATGGTTGGATAAAGGACATAGGAAATGTCTTATCCTTTGGCACCGAATTCAAGATTGGGCTGGCATTATTTTAAACTTT GTGAAAGATAATGGCTTTGAGGACAGTGTTATGACTGTTGAGGAAATACGTTCAGGGATTGAATCTCGAGGAACAG TTTTAGGAGAGGGTCAGACTTGTGGTGGTGTGTGGAGAAGGAAAGCATCTATCAGCTGCATGTGCCCTGGAAATATATGTCGTTCAAATTGCATGCTGGATGTGTTGATAAATGTTTCTAATGCAAGGAGAGTGGACATATTATAG
- the LOC18606834 gene encoding signal recognition particle receptor subunit beta isoform X2: MEGMEQWKDQLEQLKSQLEPWKNQLEQWLHQAIEYLNQIPPIQLYAAVAVLLVSTLLLLSFHLFKRTKSNSIVLTGLSGSGKTVLFYQLRDGSSHQGTVTSMEPNEGTFVLNSESYKGKTKPVHLVDVPGHSRLQPKLDEFLPQAAGIVFVVDALEFLPNCRLASEYLYDILTKASVVKKKIPVLICCNKTDKVTAHTKEFIRKQMEKEIDKLRASRSAISAADISNDFTLGEPGEAFAFSQCRNKVTVAEASGLTGEVAQVEQFIREHVKP, from the exons ATGGAAGGGATGGAACAGTGGAAGGATCAATTAGAGCAGTTGAAGAGTCAATTGGAGCCATGGAAGAATCAATTGGAGCAGTGGTTGCATCAAGCAATTGAGTATTTGAACCAAATACCCCCGATTCAACTTTATGCTGCTGTTGCTGTCTTGCTCGTTTCTACCCTCTTGCTTTTGTCCT TCCACTTGTTCAAACGCACAAAATCTAATAGCATTGTACTCACTGGCCTTAGTGGGAGTGGAAAAACTGTTCTGTTCTATCAG CTTCGTGATGGTTCCTCACATCAGGGCACTGTTACGTCCATGGAACCAAATGAGGGCACTTTTGTGCTAAATTCAGAAAGTTATAAG GGCAAAACCAAGCCTGTCCATCTTGTTGATGTTCCTGGGCATTCTCGTCTGCAGCCCAAACTGGATGAGTTTTTGCCTCAAGCAGCTGGCATTGTGTTTGTTGTTGATGCTTTGGAGTTCTTACCAAACTGCCGTTTAGCTTCAGA GTACCTGTATGATATTTTGACCAAGGCAAGTGTGGTCAAGAAGAAAATTCCAGTTCTTATCTGTTGTAATAAAACCGATAAAGTGACAGCACATACCAAGGAGTTCATCAGAAAGCAAATGGAAAAGGAAAT TGATAAACTGCGGGCGTCAAGAAGTGCAATATCAGCAGCTGATATTTCAAATGACTTCACTCTGGGGGAACCTGGAGAAGCATTTGCATTCTCTCAGTGCAGAAACAAAGTTACCGTCGCTGAAGCTTCTGGTTTGACCGGGGAAGTAGCACAAGTAGAACAGTTTATCAGGGAACATGTAAAGCCATAG
- the LOC18606834 gene encoding signal recognition particle receptor subunit beta isoform X1: MEGMEQWKDQLEQLKSQLEPWKNQLEQWLHQAIEYLNQIPPIQLYAAVAVLLVSTLLLLSFHLFKRTKSNSIVLTGLSGSGKTVLFYQLRDGSSHQGTVTSMEPNEGTFVLNSESYKKGKTKPVHLVDVPGHSRLQPKLDEFLPQAAGIVFVVDALEFLPNCRLASEYLYDILTKASVVKKKIPVLICCNKTDKVTAHTKEFIRKQMEKEIDKLRASRSAISAADISNDFTLGEPGEAFAFSQCRNKVTVAEASGLTGEVAQVEQFIREHVKP; this comes from the exons ATGGAAGGGATGGAACAGTGGAAGGATCAATTAGAGCAGTTGAAGAGTCAATTGGAGCCATGGAAGAATCAATTGGAGCAGTGGTTGCATCAAGCAATTGAGTATTTGAACCAAATACCCCCGATTCAACTTTATGCTGCTGTTGCTGTCTTGCTCGTTTCTACCCTCTTGCTTTTGTCCT TCCACTTGTTCAAACGCACAAAATCTAATAGCATTGTACTCACTGGCCTTAGTGGGAGTGGAAAAACTGTTCTGTTCTATCAG CTTCGTGATGGTTCCTCACATCAGGGCACTGTTACGTCCATGGAACCAAATGAGGGCACTTTTGTGCTAAATTCAGAAAGTTATAAG AAGGGCAAAACCAAGCCTGTCCATCTTGTTGATGTTCCTGGGCATTCTCGTCTGCAGCCCAAACTGGATGAGTTTTTGCCTCAAGCAGCTGGCATTGTGTTTGTTGTTGATGCTTTGGAGTTCTTACCAAACTGCCGTTTAGCTTCAGA GTACCTGTATGATATTTTGACCAAGGCAAGTGTGGTCAAGAAGAAAATTCCAGTTCTTATCTGTTGTAATAAAACCGATAAAGTGACAGCACATACCAAGGAGTTCATCAGAAAGCAAATGGAAAAGGAAAT TGATAAACTGCGGGCGTCAAGAAGTGCAATATCAGCAGCTGATATTTCAAATGACTTCACTCTGGGGGAACCTGGAGAAGCATTTGCATTCTCTCAGTGCAGAAACAAAGTTACCGTCGCTGAAGCTTCTGGTTTGACCGGGGAAGTAGCACAAGTAGAACAGTTTATCAGGGAACATGTAAAGCCATAG
- the LOC18606835 gene encoding phosphomevalonate kinase isoform X2, with protein sequence MEVVASAPGKVLMTGGYLILERPNAGIVLSTNARFYAIVKPIHEDVKPESWAWAWTDVKLTSPQLSRESTYKLSMKHLTLQCVSSSESRNPFVENAIQYAVAAGRATLDKNKKDALDKLLLQGLDITILGCNDFYSYRNQIEAHGLPLTPDALAALPPFTSITFNAEESNGGNCKPEVAKTGLGSSAAMTTAVVAALLHYLGVVNLSALSEDPHQQNSMDLDVVHMIAQSAHCIAQGKVGSGFDVSSAVYGSQRYVRFSPKVLSAAQVAVQGMPLEEVIGNILNGEWDHKRTKFSLPPLMTLLLGEPGTGGSSTPSMVGAVKKWQKADPEKSQETWRKLAEANSELEKQLDMLSKLAKEHWDAYKCVIDSCSRLKPEKWMEGVTEPIKEAVVKALLQARDAMLGIRNHMRQMGEAAGIPIEPKSQTQLLDATMNMEGVLLAGVPGAGGFDAIFAVTLGDSSSNVTNAWSSHNVLGLLVREDPQGVSLESGDPRSWEITSGVSSVHIK encoded by the exons ATGGAAGT AGTTGCTTCTGCTCCGGGGAAGGTGTTGATGACTGGGGGGTACTTGATTTTGGAGAGGCCAAATGCTGGGATTGTTCTGAGTACAAATGCCCGTTTTTACGCTATTGTGAAGCCAATTCATgaagatgtcaagcctgaAAGCTGGGCATGG GCATGGACCGATGTCAAACTAACATCTCCTCAGCTTTCCAGAGAAAGCACATACAAATTGTCTATGAAGCATTTAACGCTTCAGTGTGTCTCTTCAAG TGAATCAAGGAACCCTTTTGTAGAAAATGCAATTCAATATGCTGTAGCAGCTGGACGTGCAACTCTTGACAAGAATAAGAAGGATGCATTAGACAAACTACTCTTACAAG GTCTTGATATCACAATCTTAGGTTGCAACGACTTTTACTCTTATCGGAATCAG ATTGAAGCTCATGGACTTCCTTTGACACCAGATGCGTTGGCTGCTCTACCACCTTTTACATCAATTACTTTCAATGCTGAGGAATCAAATGGAGGAAATTGTAAACCTGAAGTTGCGAAAACTGGATTGGGTTCATCAGCAGCAATGACAACTGCTGTAGTTGCTGCTTTACTTCATTACCTTGGTGTTGTTAACCTTTCCGCCTTGTCTGAAGATCCACACCAGCAAAATTCCATGGATCTTGATGTCGTGCATATGATAGCTCAAAGTGCCCATTGTATTGCCCAAGGAAAAGTTGGCAGTGGCTTCGATGTGAGTTCTGCAGTCTATGGGAGTCAGCGTTATGTTCGTTTTTCACCAAAAGTGCTTTCTGCTGCTCAg GTTGCAGTGCAAGGAATGCCATTAGAGGAAGTCATTGGCAACATTCTAAATGGAGAATGGGACCATAAGAGGACTAAATTCTCTTTGCCACCATTAATGACACTT TTACTAGGAGAACCCGGAACTGGTGGATCATCGACACCATCAATGGTAGGTGCTGTTAAAAAATGGCAGAAGGCTGATCCTGAAAAATCCCAAGAAACATGGAGAAAGCTGGCTGAGGCTAATTCAGAACTTGAGAAACAACTCGACATGTTAAGCAAATTAGCCAAAGAACATTGGGATGCTTACAAATGTGTGATTGATAGCTGTAGCAGGCTTAAACCAGAAAAG TGGATGGAGGGAGTTACTGAGCCAATCAAAGAAGCAGTTGTTAAAGCATTGCTACAGGCAAGGGATGCTATGCTTGGGATCAGAAATCACATGCGACAAATGGGAGAGGCAGCAGGCATTCCG ATAGAACCCAAATCACAGACTCAACTTTTGGATGCTACTATGAATATGGAAGGAGTTTTGTTGGCTGGGGTTCCTGGAGCAGGTGGATTTGATGCAATCTTTGCTGTTACCTTGGGGGATTCCAGCAGCAATGTGACAAATGCATGGAGTTCACACAATGTCCTGGGCTTGTTAGTTAGGGAAGATCCTCAAGGTGTTTCTTTAGAAAGTGGTGATCCACGAAGCTGGGAAATTACATCTGGGGTTTCTTCAGTCCATATCAAGTga
- the LOC18606835 gene encoding phosphomevalonate kinase isoform X1, with protein MVIYRVASAPGKVLMTGGYLILERPNAGIVLSTNARFYAIVKPIHEDVKPESWAWAWTDVKLTSPQLSRESTYKLSMKHLTLQCVSSSESRNPFVENAIQYAVAAGRATLDKNKKDALDKLLLQGLDITILGCNDFYSYRNQIEAHGLPLTPDALAALPPFTSITFNAEESNGGNCKPEVAKTGLGSSAAMTTAVVAALLHYLGVVNLSALSEDPHQQNSMDLDVVHMIAQSAHCIAQGKVGSGFDVSSAVYGSQRYVRFSPKVLSAAQVAVQGMPLEEVIGNILNGEWDHKRTKFSLPPLMTLLLGEPGTGGSSTPSMVGAVKKWQKADPEKSQETWRKLAEANSELEKQLDMLSKLAKEHWDAYKCVIDSCSRLKPEKWMEGVTEPIKEAVVKALLQARDAMLGIRNHMRQMGEAAGIPIEPKSQTQLLDATMNMEGVLLAGVPGAGGFDAIFAVTLGDSSSNVTNAWSSHNVLGLLVREDPQGVSLESGDPRSWEITSGVSSVHIK; from the exons ATGGTGATTTATAGAGTTGCTTCTGCTCCGGGGAAGGTGTTGATGACTGGGGGGTACTTGATTTTGGAGAGGCCAAATGCTGGGATTGTTCTGAGTACAAATGCCCGTTTTTACGCTATTGTGAAGCCAATTCATgaagatgtcaagcctgaAAGCTGGGCATGG GCATGGACCGATGTCAAACTAACATCTCCTCAGCTTTCCAGAGAAAGCACATACAAATTGTCTATGAAGCATTTAACGCTTCAGTGTGTCTCTTCAAG TGAATCAAGGAACCCTTTTGTAGAAAATGCAATTCAATATGCTGTAGCAGCTGGACGTGCAACTCTTGACAAGAATAAGAAGGATGCATTAGACAAACTACTCTTACAAG GTCTTGATATCACAATCTTAGGTTGCAACGACTTTTACTCTTATCGGAATCAG ATTGAAGCTCATGGACTTCCTTTGACACCAGATGCGTTGGCTGCTCTACCACCTTTTACATCAATTACTTTCAATGCTGAGGAATCAAATGGAGGAAATTGTAAACCTGAAGTTGCGAAAACTGGATTGGGTTCATCAGCAGCAATGACAACTGCTGTAGTTGCTGCTTTACTTCATTACCTTGGTGTTGTTAACCTTTCCGCCTTGTCTGAAGATCCACACCAGCAAAATTCCATGGATCTTGATGTCGTGCATATGATAGCTCAAAGTGCCCATTGTATTGCCCAAGGAAAAGTTGGCAGTGGCTTCGATGTGAGTTCTGCAGTCTATGGGAGTCAGCGTTATGTTCGTTTTTCACCAAAAGTGCTTTCTGCTGCTCAg GTTGCAGTGCAAGGAATGCCATTAGAGGAAGTCATTGGCAACATTCTAAATGGAGAATGGGACCATAAGAGGACTAAATTCTCTTTGCCACCATTAATGACACTT TTACTAGGAGAACCCGGAACTGGTGGATCATCGACACCATCAATGGTAGGTGCTGTTAAAAAATGGCAGAAGGCTGATCCTGAAAAATCCCAAGAAACATGGAGAAAGCTGGCTGAGGCTAATTCAGAACTTGAGAAACAACTCGACATGTTAAGCAAATTAGCCAAAGAACATTGGGATGCTTACAAATGTGTGATTGATAGCTGTAGCAGGCTTAAACCAGAAAAG TGGATGGAGGGAGTTACTGAGCCAATCAAAGAAGCAGTTGTTAAAGCATTGCTACAGGCAAGGGATGCTATGCTTGGGATCAGAAATCACATGCGACAAATGGGAGAGGCAGCAGGCATTCCG ATAGAACCCAAATCACAGACTCAACTTTTGGATGCTACTATGAATATGGAAGGAGTTTTGTTGGCTGGGGTTCCTGGAGCAGGTGGATTTGATGCAATCTTTGCTGTTACCTTGGGGGATTCCAGCAGCAATGTGACAAATGCATGGAGTTCACACAATGTCCTGGGCTTGTTAGTTAGGGAAGATCCTCAAGGTGTTTCTTTAGAAAGTGGTGATCCACGAAGCTGGGAAATTACATCTGGGGTTTCTTCAGTCCATATCAAGTga